Proteins encoded together in one Methanobrevibacter sp. window:
- a CDS encoding class I SAM-dependent methyltransferase, with product MRQCIENPNDVEWAEYWRERLEGKKNKDWDKAAPGFYKRTHKEDYNTALFDMLILDENDTVLDVGCGEGSITVPLSRKVKKVIGLDSSHKMLEYLENRAKDNDANNIETILKPIEEIRYQDIGDVDVVVCSRSLNAIKPIEEVLSELDKIANKYVFVTIFGPENKKIERDFEKELGKKTEDFPDYNYFFNILFNMGIYANIQRFDLNNYREYDSIEEAMDNGKFRLDLYSDEEKELLKDYLKRILTYDSETKKYYNVKDKADWIMVWWKK from the coding sequence ATGAGGCAATGCATTGAAAACCCGAATGATGTGGAGTGGGCAGAATATTGGAGAGAAAGGCTTGAAGGCAAGAAAAATAAGGACTGGGATAAAGCAGCTCCAGGATTTTATAAAAGAACTCACAAGGAAGACTATAATACTGCATTATTTGACATGCTAATCTTGGATGAAAATGACACTGTCCTTGATGTTGGTTGCGGTGAAGGATCAATTACAGTACCCCTTTCAAGAAAAGTCAAAAAGGTAATCGGGCTTGATTCATCACATAAAATGCTAGAATATCTAGAAAATAGAGCCAAAGACAATGATGCAAATAACATCGAAACAATTTTAAAGCCGATTGAAGAAATCAGATACCAAGATATTGGAGATGTTGATGTCGTTGTTTGCTCAAGGTCTCTAAATGCAATAAAGCCAATTGAAGAAGTGTTATCCGAATTAGATAAAATTGCGAATAAATATGTCTTTGTAACCATTTTCGGACCTGAAAATAAAAAAATCGAAAGGGACTTTGAAAAAGAATTGGGCAAAAAAACAGAAGACTTCCCCGATTACAACTATTTCTTTAACATCCTATTTAATATGGGCATTTATGCCAATATCCAACGTTTTGACTTAAATAATTATCGCGAATATGATAGCATTGAAGAAGCTATGGACAATGGCAAATTCAGACTTGATTTATATTCAGATGAAGAAAAAGAGCTTTTAAAAGATTACTTAAAAAGAATATTGACCTATGATAGTGAAACCAAAAAATATTATAATGTTAAAGACAAAGCCGACTGGATTATGGTTTGGTGGAAAAAATAG
- a CDS encoding aldo/keto reductase, which produces MRLGKTNLEVNKNGFGALPIQRCNMDEAVEILKKAYDNGINFFDTAHFYTDSEEKMGKAFEDIPREKIYLASKTAAETPEDFWSDLETSLKSLKTDYLDLYQFHNISFTPKADDELFKAMVEAKEKGMVNHIGITTHKITFAHEALDSGIYETLQYPFSYLSGDEEIELVEKCKQLDIGFIAMKAMGGGLIKNSKASYAFLNNFNNVLPIWGIQKLEELDEFLSYDENTVLTDELKADIQKDKEELGENFCRGCGYCMPCPEDINISLSARMSLWIRRFPAEPYLTEEYQEMMEHTTDCMECYACVDKCPYELDIPELLKENYEDYQNVLSGKTKV; this is translated from the coding sequence ATGAGACTTGGAAAAACAAATTTAGAAGTGAACAAAAATGGATTCGGAGCACTTCCAATTCAAAGATGCAATATGGACGAGGCAGTCGAAATACTCAAAAAAGCATATGACAATGGAATAAACTTTTTTGACACCGCCCATTTTTACACTGACAGTGAAGAGAAGATGGGAAAAGCATTTGAAGACATTCCTCGTGAAAAGATATATCTTGCAAGCAAAACCGCCGCTGAAACTCCTGAAGACTTTTGGAGTGATTTGGAAACTTCCCTTAAAAGTTTAAAAACAGATTATTTGGATTTATATCAATTCCACAACATTTCATTTACCCCCAAAGCAGATGACGAACTGTTCAAAGCAATGGTTGAAGCAAAAGAAAAAGGAATGGTTAATCATATTGGAATCACCACCCATAAAATCACATTTGCCCATGAGGCGCTTGATTCTGGAATTTATGAAACATTGCAATATCCCTTTTCATACTTAAGCGGTGATGAAGAAATAGAACTGGTTGAAAAATGCAAACAATTGGACATCGGTTTTATTGCAATGAAGGCAATGGGCGGAGGATTAATTAAAAATTCAAAAGCAAGCTATGCATTTCTAAACAATTTCAACAATGTCCTGCCCATCTGGGGGATTCAAAAACTTGAAGAACTTGATGAATTCCTATCATACGATGAAAATACCGTTTTAACTGACGAACTAAAAGCAGACATCCAAAAAGATAAAGAGGAACTTGGAGAAAACTTCTGCAGAGGCTGCGGATACTGCATGCCCTGTCCTGAAGACATCAATATCAGCTTATCTGCAAGAATGTCCCTTTGGATTAGGCGCTTTCCAGCTGAGCCCTACCTAACCGAAGAGTATCAGGAAATGATGGAACACACCACCGACTGCATGGAATGCTATGCCTGTGTGGACAAATGTCCATATGAACTTGATATCCCTGAACTTCTAAAAGAAAACTATGAAGATTATCAAAACGTATTATCCGGGAAAACCAAGGTGTGA
- a CDS encoding tetratricopeptide repeat protein: protein MSDAILKSKQYIEDDDFKEALMLARKRHGKDDTESYLSILDLLIDSEYLPALEEKGIYYQYYDESHDNGDYGEKYFDAYLKKQPRSVNVLCDKAMSRFNKGNVDDALEYMDKALDKYKSYSKIEEPRLSKKELIMARIELLIKAKKYDDALRSLDKYEDQFGSTQKSDLYKGQMLQKTGKNRQALEYLDKSLSEEDTIIALNAKGDALYELKEYKEALKSYNQCIPYESKIEDDLELITNFNYKAAFCCVNLGDDQKAVQYLNKTIGMLNEHGRLPKDIEAIYQKCSFEKDRIMRQGDVEDKEFKQTKFLSAKHALIALLIILILYLILKMNGY from the coding sequence ATGAGTGATGCTATTTTAAAATCAAAACAATACATTGAAGATGATGATTTTAAGGAAGCTCTTATGTTAGCTCGAAAAAGGCATGGAAAAGACGACACAGAATCCTATTTATCAATTTTAGATTTGCTTATTGACAGTGAATATTTGCCCGCTCTTGAAGAAAAAGGAATCTATTACCAATATTATGATGAAAGCCATGACAATGGAGATTATGGTGAAAAATATTTCGATGCATATCTGAAAAAACAACCACGTTCTGTTAATGTGCTTTGTGATAAGGCCATGTCTAGATTTAATAAAGGCAATGTCGATGATGCTTTAGAATACATGGACAAGGCGCTTGACAAATACAAATCATATTCCAAAATAGAAGAGCCAAGATTATCTAAAAAAGAACTTATCATGGCAAGAATCGAACTTCTGATTAAAGCTAAAAAATATGACGATGCCCTTCGAAGCCTTGACAAATATGAAGACCAATTTGGATCAACTCAAAAATCTGACCTGTACAAGGGCCAAATGCTTCAAAAAACAGGAAAAAACAGGCAAGCTTTAGAGTATCTGGACAAATCACTTTCAGAAGAAGATACAATCATAGCTTTAAATGCTAAAGGTGATGCCCTATATGAACTTAAAGAATATAAAGAAGCTTTAAAATCATATAACCAATGCATACCTTATGAAAGCAAAATTGAAGATGATTTGGAGCTTATAACCAATTTCAACTATAAAGCAGCATTTTGCTGTGTTAATCTTGGAGATGACCAAAAAGCTGTGCAATACCTAAACAAGACAATTGGCATGTTAAATGAACACGGCAGACTTCCAAAAGACATCGAAGCCATTTATCAGAAATGCTCATTTGAAAAAGACCGCATTATGAGGCAGGGAGATGTTGAAGATAAGGAATTTAAACAAACCAAATTCCTATCGGCCAAACATGCCCTTATTGCGCTTTTAATCATTTTAATCTTATATCTCATATTGAAAATGAATGGGTATTAA
- a CDS encoding glutamate--tRNA ligase — MNDLEEIIYKHALLNAAKHKGSANPGAVMGSIMANEPELRSKAKEIGPMSGKIVAKVNALSPEEQQAEMEKMGVEVETKKPKAKEVGLQELPGTHENIVLRFAPNPSGPLHIGHSRAAVPNAEYVKRHEGKLILRIEDTDPKRVYEPAYEMIPEDLEWLGIKADEMIYQSDRFETYYDYARQLIEKGAAYMCTCDGATFKELKDNCKACPCRDNSVEENLELWDKFDAMDAGEAVLRVKTDINHKNPAIRDWVAMRLVDEEHPRLGTKYRIYPMMNFSVAVDDHLMGLTHVLRGKDHLANTEKQKYLYDHMGWDQPEYIHYGRLKMEDIALSTSKAMAGIEDGTYSGWDDPRLGTLRAIARRGIDPRTIYNLITEIGVKMADSAISWKKIYGLNRNFLEPVANRYFFCENPQLIEVGGYEDGKVNIERPLHADHLDRGNRVLPFDGKAYLAENDINDGIFRLMDAVNVNINGDEITYHSTSFEDAREVKARIIQWVPADDNVNVKIIMDDASTKTGLGEGALRNLEVGNVVQFERVGFARLDEIADDELIFYYAHK, encoded by the coding sequence ATGAATGATTTAGAAGAGATTATCTATAAACATGCTTTATTAAATGCAGCCAAACATAAGGGAAGTGCAAATCCTGGAGCTGTAATGGGTTCAATAATGGCAAATGAACCTGAACTTAGAAGTAAAGCTAAAGAAATTGGGCCAATGTCTGGTAAAATTGTAGCAAAAGTAAATGCCTTAAGTCCTGAAGAGCAACAAGCTGAAATGGAAAAGATGGGTGTTGAAGTTGAAACAAAAAAACCTAAAGCTAAGGAAGTTGGACTTCAAGAGCTTCCGGGGACCCATGAAAATATCGTTTTAAGGTTCGCTCCAAATCCAAGCGGACCGCTTCATATAGGACACTCAAGAGCGGCAGTTCCAAATGCGGAATATGTAAAAAGACATGAGGGTAAGTTAATTTTGAGAATTGAAGATACAGACCCAAAAAGAGTATATGAACCCGCCTATGAAATGATTCCAGAGGATTTGGAATGGTTGGGAATCAAGGCAGATGAAATGATTTATCAATCAGACAGGTTTGAAACATATTACGATTATGCTCGACAGCTAATTGAAAAAGGTGCAGCTTACATGTGTACTTGTGATGGGGCAACCTTCAAAGAGCTTAAGGACAACTGTAAAGCTTGCCCATGTAGAGATAATTCTGTTGAGGAGAATTTGGAGCTATGGGATAAATTCGATGCGATGGACGCCGGTGAAGCAGTACTCAGAGTCAAAACTGATATTAATCACAAAAACCCTGCGATTCGTGATTGGGTTGCAATGAGGTTGGTTGATGAAGAGCACCCTCGTTTAGGTACAAAATACCGAATATATCCAATGATGAACTTCTCAGTTGCAGTGGATGATCATTTAATGGGCTTAACTCATGTTTTAAGGGGAAAAGACCATTTGGCGAATACTGAAAAGCAAAAATACTTGTACGACCATATGGGATGGGACCAACCGGAATATATCCACTATGGCAGACTTAAAATGGAAGACATTGCACTAAGTACCTCAAAGGCAATGGCAGGTATTGAAGATGGAACATATTCCGGATGGGATGACCCAAGACTTGGAACCCTAAGGGCTATTGCAAGACGTGGAATTGACCCAAGAACAATCTACAACTTAATTACTGAAATCGGTGTTAAAATGGCAGATTCAGCCATCAGTTGGAAAAAGATTTACGGTTTGAACCGCAATTTCTTGGAACCTGTAGCCAATAGATACTTCTTCTGCGAAAATCCTCAGTTAATTGAAGTTGGAGGATATGAAGACGGTAAAGTCAACATTGAAAGACCGTTACATGCAGACCACCTCGATAGGGGTAACAGGGTCCTGCCGTTTGATGGAAAAGCTTACTTGGCTGAAAATGACATTAACGATGGAATATTTAGATTGATGGATGCTGTTAATGTTAACATTAATGGGGATGAAATAACCTATCATTCCACATCATTTGAAGATGCCCGTGAAGTAAAAGCTAGAATCATTCAATGGGTGCCTGCAGATGACAATGTAAATGTGAAAATCATCATGGATGATGCATCAACTAAAACAGGTCTTGGTGAAGGAGCACTGCGCAATTTGGAAGTTGGAAATGTTGTTCAATTTGAAAGGGTAGGATTCGCACGTCTTGATGAGATTGCAGACGATGAATTGATATTTTACTATGCCCACAAATAG